TATTATCTCAAAACCATTCTTAATTAAGGTTATAAACAAGCCTTAAATTAGCGTCCGTCTACTTGTGATGTAAAGAGTGTGGAGGCGAAGTAGTTGAAAATAAACCAAGATTTACGCGTTGGTTTGAAATCAAATCAACCTGAAATAAAACAAGCAAACCATACAGGTAACCGATTTGGTGAAATGGTTATCAAGCAAGGCTCAAAGATGCAGCAAGAGCAGCTCACAAGGCTATTGGGAGATATTTCTAGTGCTGGTGATCGTGTTGCAAGATCACGAAGTTTGAGGGAGCTTGCTAGGTTTAAAATGCTAGTGAAACGTTTTTTACAAGAAGCGGTTAATTATGGTCTTGAAATGAAACAGTCCCACACTTGGAACCGCTTTGGTGAAGGACGTCGCTTAAAGATTGTTGAGACAATTGATGAAAAATTAGTTGAATTAGCAGAGGACCTTTTAAATGAAGAAAAGGAAGCCATTGATTTACTCGACAAAATAGGGGAAATTAAAGGCTTACTTATTAATCTATATATGTAAAACCCGTGTCCAAAGTACTGACACGGGATTTTTTCTAAAAGCATGAACGATTCGAACTTTCATGATAGAAAAGGTGAATGTTATGGCAGATCAAATTGAAGATCTAATAAAACTACAGCCAGTAGTATTAAAACAGCTTCAAATATTATACGAAAAAAATCGAATAGCCCATGCATATATATTTGAAGGAGCAAAAGGTACGGGAAAAAAGAATATTGCCATGTTTTTTGTGAAACTGTTAGTGTGTCAAAATGTGTCGGAAAATGTTCCATGTGAAACATGTAGAAATTGTAAAAGAGTTGATTCGGGTAATTACCCGAATCTATTACAAATAGAACCAGATGGTCAATATATTAAAATAGACCAAATACGTGAGCTCATTGGTGAAATGACAAGAACGGGTTTTGAGGAAGGTCGAAAATTTTATATTATCCACCATGCAGATCGATTAAATACCTCATCATCAAATACGTTACTTAAATTTTTGGAAGAGCCTGAGGGAGAAGTAACCGCGATTTTGCTAACAGAAAATTATCAATCTATTTTGCCGACAATTCAATCGAGATGCCAGCATATAAAGTTTTCACATATTCCTAGAGAAATCTTAATGACTAATCTACAAGAGCAAGGAATATCACTTTCAATGGCATCAACTGTTAGCCAAGTAACAAACAATCTCGAAACAGCAATTTTTTTAGCAAAAGAC
Above is a genomic segment from Lysinibacillus sp. PLM2 containing:
- the yaaR gene encoding hypothetical protein, which codes for MKINQDLRVGLKSNQPEIKQANHTGNRFGEMVIKQGSKMQQEQLTRLLGDISSAGDRVARSRSLRELARFKMLVKRFLQEAVNYGLEMKQSHTWNRFGEGRRLKIVETIDEKLVELAEDLLNEEKEAIDLLDKIGEIKGLLINLYM
- the holB gene encoding DNA polymerase III subunit delta' is translated as MADQIEDLIKLQPVVLKQLQILYEKNRIAHAYIFEGAKGTGKKNIAMFFVKLLVCQNVSENVPCETCRNCKRVDSGNYPNLLQIEPDGQYIKIDQIRELIGEMTRTGFEEGRKFYIIHHADRLNTSSSNTLLKFLEEPEGEVTAILLTENYQSILPTIQSRCQHIKFSHIPREILMTNLQEQGISLSMASTVSQVTNNLETAIFLAKDEQFAHVRRTVLKLVEAIKKNVHEALFIVYEDWLPSFKEKSDMELALDLLLFAYRDIVTVKSDSKSTLVYPDMLATFRELALHSTFDQLSKQMQAILQTRQNLQRNMNRTLMMEQLMLNLQEGYTFV